Proteins encoded by one window of Shewanella avicenniae:
- the cysS gene encoding cysteine--tRNA ligase → MLKIYNSLSRQKEEFTPIVPGKVGMYVCGVTIYDLCHIGHGRTFVSFDMIVRYLRYAGYDVNFLRNITDVDDKIIKRANENGESCEALTERLIGEMHADFDALNMQRPDFEPRATLHIGEIIEMVEQLIERGHAYVADDGDVLFSVESFKEYGRLSGQDLEQLQAGARVEVDQAKRNPMDFVLWKMSKPGEPTWDSPWGAGRPGWHIECSAMNSKHLGAHFDIHGGGSDLMFPHHENEIAQSCCAHDTKYVNYWMHTGMVMVDKEKMSKSLGNFFTIRDVLAHYDAETVRYFLLSGHYRSQLNYSEDNLKQARASLERMYTALKDLDLSVAPAEASEYIERFKTAMDDDFNTPEAFSVLFDMVREINRLKGSDIAAASALAVSMKQLADVLGILSSTPEAFFQGESNDDEVAEIEALIVERNRARAEKDWPAADKARDRLNELGIVLEDGANGTTWRKK, encoded by the coding sequence ATGTTGAAGATCTACAACAGTCTGAGCCGCCAAAAAGAGGAATTTACACCGATAGTACCGGGAAAAGTGGGGATGTACGTCTGTGGCGTCACCATATATGACTTGTGTCATATCGGGCATGGCAGGACCTTTGTGTCGTTCGACATGATTGTACGCTATCTGCGTTACGCAGGTTACGACGTTAACTTTTTGCGTAATATCACCGACGTTGATGACAAAATCATCAAGCGTGCCAATGAAAATGGCGAAAGCTGTGAAGCATTAACGGAACGCCTAATCGGCGAAATGCATGCCGACTTTGACGCATTAAATATGCAGCGTCCGGATTTTGAACCTCGTGCGACTCTGCACATTGGTGAAATCATCGAGATGGTTGAGCAACTGATTGAACGTGGTCACGCCTATGTTGCCGATGATGGCGATGTGCTGTTCAGTGTTGAGTCGTTCAAAGAGTATGGCCGTCTGTCAGGGCAAGACTTAGAGCAGTTGCAAGCCGGTGCTCGTGTCGAAGTTGACCAAGCTAAACGTAATCCGATGGATTTTGTGCTGTGGAAAATGTCCAAACCGGGTGAGCCTACATGGGATTCACCTTGGGGCGCAGGTCGTCCTGGCTGGCACATCGAATGTTCTGCGATGAACAGCAAACACTTAGGTGCCCATTTTGATATTCATGGCGGCGGTTCTGATCTGATGTTCCCACACCATGAAAACGAAATCGCTCAATCCTGTTGTGCCCATGACACCAAGTATGTGAACTACTGGATGCACACCGGTATGGTGATGGTCGACAAGGAGAAGATGTCTAAGTCGCTGGGTAACTTCTTCACGATTCGTGACGTGTTGGCGCATTATGATGCCGAAACGGTGCGTTACTTCTTACTGTCGGGGCACTATCGTAGCCAACTGAACTACTCAGAAGACAACCTCAAACAAGCGCGCGCGTCTTTAGAGCGGATGTACACAGCGCTGAAAGATCTCGATTTGAGCGTTGCTCCGGCAGAAGCTAGTGAATACATTGAGCGCTTTAAGACCGCGATGGACGATGATTTCAACACGCCTGAAGCCTTTTCGGTACTGTTTGATATGGTGCGTGAAATCAACCGCTTGAAAGGTTCTGATATTGCAGCGGCATCTGCATTAGCGGTCTCCATGAAACAACTGGCTGATGTACTCGGCATTTTATCTTCAACGCCAGAAGCCTTCTTTCAAGGTGAAAGTAATGACGATGAAGTGGCAGAAATCGAAGCCTTGATTGTTGAGCGTAACCGCGCTCGCGCCGAAAAAGATTGGCCTGCCGCGGATAAAGCCCGAGATCGTTTGAACGAACTCGGCATTGTGCTGGAAGATGGTGCCAACGGTACCACGTGGCGTAAGAAGTAA
- the folD gene encoding bifunctional methylenetetrahydrofolate dehydrogenase/methenyltetrahydrofolate cyclohydrolase FolD → MTAQLIDGKAIAQSIRQELKQKVAQRQAAGQRIPGLAVILVGSDPASQVYVGSKRKACEEVGFLSRSYDLPSETSEEELLNLIDSLNQDGSIDGILVQLPLPEHIDDAKVIERIQPDKDVDGFHPYNVGRLAQRIPVLRSCTPMGIMTLIKSTGVKTHGLDAVVVGASNIVGRPMTLELLLAGCTTTTCHRFTQGLQQKVSQADLVVVAVGKPGFIPGEWIKPGAVVIDVGINRLADGRLVGDVEFAAAAERASFITPVPGGVGPMTIASLLENTLFAAEQYHD, encoded by the coding sequence ATGACTGCCCAACTAATTGATGGCAAAGCGATAGCGCAATCCATTCGGCAAGAATTAAAACAAAAAGTGGCACAACGCCAAGCGGCGGGCCAACGCATTCCAGGTCTTGCCGTCATTCTGGTAGGAAGTGACCCAGCTTCTCAAGTGTATGTTGGAAGCAAACGTAAAGCCTGTGAAGAAGTGGGCTTTTTGTCGCGTTCTTACGATTTACCGAGTGAAACCAGCGAAGAAGAACTACTTAATCTTATAGACTCACTTAACCAAGATGGCAGTATTGATGGCATTTTGGTGCAGCTGCCACTGCCTGAACATATCGACGACGCCAAAGTGATTGAGCGTATACAACCTGATAAAGACGTCGATGGTTTTCATCCATATAACGTTGGCCGTTTAGCACAACGTATTCCGGTACTACGCTCATGCACGCCGATGGGCATTATGACCCTGATCAAGTCGACGGGTGTTAAAACACACGGTCTAGATGCTGTGGTTGTGGGCGCTTCCAATATCGTCGGCCGCCCAATGACGTTGGAGTTGTTATTGGCAGGTTGCACCACCACCACGTGCCACCGATTTACTCAAGGTTTGCAGCAAAAAGTCTCACAAGCAGATCTTGTTGTGGTTGCAGTAGGTAAACCGGGCTTCATTCCTGGTGAGTGGATTAAACCGGGTGCAGTAGTGATTGACGTAGGCATCAACCGTTTGGCCGATGGCCGTCTGGTGGGTGACGTTGAGTTTGCCGCGGCTGCCGAACGCGCCAGCTTTATTACGCCAGTTCCGGGTGGTGTGGGACCGATGACCATTGCCAGCCTATTAGAAAACACCCTGTTTGCTGCTGAGCAATATCACGATTAG
- a CDS encoding peptidylprolyl isomerase encodes MITLHTNHGDIKLALDTEKAPETAANFLQYAEEGFYNGTIFHRVIDGFMIQGGGFTKDMQQKPTNTPVKNEANNGLSNKVGAIAMARTQDPHSATAQFFINVNNNTFLDFKSESIQGWGYCVFGEVVEGMDVVNKIKDVATGNRGMHQDVPLEAVVIEKVSISE; translated from the coding sequence ATGATCACTTTGCACACCAACCACGGCGACATCAAGCTGGCGTTAGACACTGAAAAAGCACCAGAAACTGCAGCAAACTTTTTGCAATACGCCGAAGAGGGCTTCTACAACGGTACTATTTTCCACCGTGTGATTGATGGTTTCATGATCCAAGGTGGCGGCTTTACTAAAGATATGCAACAAAAGCCAACCAACACACCGGTTAAGAACGAAGCAAACAACGGTCTGAGCAACAAAGTGGGTGCGATTGCGATGGCACGTACTCAAGACCCGCATTCAGCAACTGCGCAATTCTTCATCAACGTGAACAACAACACCTTCTTGGACTTCAAAAGCGAGTCAATTCAAGGTTGGGGTTACTGCGTGTTCGGTGAAGTGGTTGAAGGCATGGACGTAGTCAACAAGATCAAAGACGTTGCGACTGGCAACCGTGGTATGCATCAAGATGTACCATTGGAAGCAGTAGTGATTGAGAAAGTGAGCATCAGCGAATAA